AATTCCCTTTGATATCTATGCTAGTCTACGTAATATAATGTGGACAAGGCTTCAAGGCTTTGGTATAGATTTGTGCAATCATTTGATAATCTTCCTCCGTTGGCAAGTTTTAATAATGTCCATAATGTTATGTATGCTGTATAAAATCAGTACTATTTTTTTACAGTACTAATAGTTTACTGTTTAAATGATTGCTAATTAATGTCGTTTGTTGAGAAGCAAAATTGGTCTGTACCTGGATCGTTATTTTCCCAATGTTATTAACCGGTAATGTCTTTTAGGCTGCACAACTAGTAGTACTCAACTAATACTGCTTCCTGGCTCAGAGTACCTCACTTGGTTTACTCTTTGAATAATCACAACATTGTTGACCTAAAGAAATAAGTTGCCCCTTCATCGTTTAGCTATTTttgcgagcaagaaaagaaatcaaTGGATTTTGTGCATGTTTTATGAGTAATATGTAGCATATATCATTTAGAAATTCTAATGATATTTTATCTAGAGATGTCAAAAAGTGACCCGTGACCCTGGGAAATCTTGACTCGTGGATTAATATGGTGTAATGATTTAATGTTTATTATAGGCTTACGGCAAAAGACATGCCATGCTATGCAATAAATAACAAAGTTGTTTGTTATCTGATCATACATCATGTAAATTTTCAATTGATCCTTCTGTGGTTATAGATTGGATCTGCCATTGGGCTCAACAGAAGTATGAGACAACTGATGCTGAAAGAATATGAATCACCAGTCACCACCTACAGTGGAAGATGAAATTCCAAGTGATGAGGCAAAAGTTCCTGTTGTGTCCCCATTAAGGTATCTCTTGAGACGATTTAAGTCATCTGCTGCATCAAGCATGGTTGGTCTTGTCGAAGGTGACTCCTGTGTGCAAAGAAGCCCCAACTCAATTAACTCGACAATAGCAGCTTCCCACATCTTTCTAACCTCTCGGGATTGATCTATTGAGGCTGTCACCAAAGCAGAATCTATCACCTTTTCTACCCTTCCATGAAAATGAATCTTTACCCATTGGTGCAGACTTAACCCACCAACAAACATGTCATCTGTTGGTCTTCTTCTAGTCACCATCTCGAGAACTAGAATGCCAAAGCTATAGACATCTCCTTTGGTAGATGTATTGGATCCAAATCCATATTCTGCATGACAAAGTATGAAAGAGTGTACTGATGGCTTCTTATTTGaactaaaattaaacttttccAAAATTATGGAAAATCTTTACAGCAAATGCATGGTATACAAGAGTGTTAGTGTTACCTTTCTAGTATGTATACGTATGAGATAATACAGTTACCAAAACAATCTATAacacttatttttgtttatgtcaAATTGTGATAGATTTAGACTAATTAAATTACTTGGTCCCTGGTAGTTATCTCACTAGGAGGCCTTTTTTAGATTTAACCAAGCTTGGTTTTATGTTCCTTCAAACGGTTTTCATTTTTGGGTAATTTTGAAAGATACATACATTACCTGGTGCAATGTATCCAATGGATCCACAGAACAAATTTGCACTAGAGTTGCCCATGTTATCAATAGCCCCACCTCCAACACTCATAATTAGCCTTGCAACCCCAAAATCAGAAACGAGAGCTGTCATGTCATCATTGAGAAGAATATTGCTTGGTTTAAGATCACAATGTATGACTCTAACAGGAGAATGGTGATGCAAATAGGCCATCCCTTCAGCTACATCACTGCAAATATTCACCCTCTGGACAATACTCAAGTCTGATGATCCGCAAGAAGGGTAGAGGCGGCTCTCCAAGCTCCCATTGGCCATGTATGGTAGAACAAGAGCCTTAAAATCAGGTAGGCTACATGCTGTGATAATCCTTATCAGATTTCTGTGTCTAATTCTCTTCAAAACTTGACATTCTCTGTTAAAGCTCTTGGTAGAATTTCCAGATTGCAAATGCAGCACCTTGACTGCTATTGGTGTCCCATCCGTGAGAACACCCCTGTAGACATGTCCATAACTACCTGATCCAACAAGTCTCTGATTGTCAAATCCTCCAGTGGCATCTGAAAGTTCCTTATACGTGATTCTTGGGAAGTTACTAATCAACTCAGGTCTAGTTGCATTTTTGCTTGCCTCTGTCCTCTGAGAGCTGATGATTACTTTAAGACGCTTGCATCCAATTACACAGCAAATTATTGACAACAATGTTGATATGAAGATGACCAAAATGAATATAATCAACAACGAACGAGTGTGAAACCATTTTCTTCTTTGAGAGCACAAGGATATGCCTGCAATTGTCCCACAAAGTTGTGGATTTCCTAAGAATGACAAGGTTGAAACTGAATTAAAGATGCCACCAGATGGAATCTTTCCTTCCAGATTGTTAAATGATAAATTGAGAAAAGTGAGTGTGTCAATTTTACCAAGTGTTGCTGGTATCAATCCAGATAACTGGTTTCTTGAAACATCAAAAGATTCGAGGTTCTTCAGATCACCAAGGGACTGTGGGAGCTCACCTTGAAGAAAATTGTTTGAAAAGTTAATCATTGAAACAGCAATGCATCCTGCCATCTGAGGGAAGATACTTCCAGTTAGGTAATTGGATGAAAGATCTATCTCCTGAACCTTCGCTAATTTGCTGAGCTCAATTGGAAGAGGACCTTCAAGGTGGTTATGAGAGACATTTATGAAAATTCTGATCTCATGCAAGCCTGCCAGTTCCAGTGGTATGCTTCCTGTTAATCTATTATGGGACAAGTCAAGCCTGTACAGATTAGTACACCGTCCCAATGTGGGAGGTATTGTTCCTGAGAGAAGGTTATTGTTGAGAAACAAAGAATTTAGTCCAACCAAATTTCCCAAACTGTCTGGAATCCTACCTGAGAATTGATTGTATGACAGGTCCAGTAGACCCAGATCAAGACACTTGCCTATTGCTTCTGGAATTGGAGTTTTGAAAAGGTTGTGTGATAAGGAAAGTTGTTCCAACTTTGGCAAGCTAAAGAAGATATCAGAGGATATAGTCCCATTTAGAAGATTGGATGTTAAATTCAGAATGAAAAGCCTTGAAAGGTTTGCTAAGCTACGAGGAATTGATCCAAAAATTTGGTTTTCTTGCAGGAGCAGGGTTCTTAGACTGGTGAGTTGGCCGGCGACAGTGTACGTGAACCTTCCCCCAAGGCCCATTCCTGCCAATTCAAGCTCCTCTAGATTACTGTTGTTTCTGAGAGCAGTGAAAAATGGATCAAGATTGGTGTTGTTATCATGGCTTATCATATTGTTGTATGATAAATGAAGGTAAAGAAGATTTGGCCAGCTGCTTACAAACTTTGTAGGCAATTCACCAAACAGATAATTGTACTCCACGTCTAAATTTTGAAGCGTTAGATTGGTCAGCGAGAGAGGAAGTTGCCCAGTAAATTGATTATCGTATAAACTGATACTCCACAGGCTTTTGCAGTTTCCAATCTCTTCTGGGATTTGGCCAGTTAATGAGTTGCTAGAAAAGTCCACAACGTCTAGCAGAGTGCAGTTGGAAAAGAGAGATGGAGGAAGTGAACCTGATATGTTATTTTCCTTAATGATAAAAAAGTAAAGCTTGGAAAGCATGGAAAAGGACTCTGGTATTGAGCCATGCAAATTGTTCCCCTCGAGAGTGATGCTGTGAAGGCGTCTGAGGTTGGAAAATTCAGGTGGAATAATGCCAAATAAGTGACTGCGAACAATCTCAAGGTAGTGCAGTCCAGTGAGATTGGAAAGAACGGGTGAAAGCAGCCCCACTAGACCTTTATCGTACAGGATTAGTCGTGTGACACGGTTATGGAATTTGTCACATACAACACCCGTGAAGTTGCACACATGAACAGCTTCATCCCAGTTAGCAAGTGAGGAATGCGGGTCTGATATGATTGTTTTTCTGAATTCCAGAAGGGCAGCTTTATCTGTGAGCAAAGAATGAGAAGGGTGGGGATGGTGCCGCCTTGGAGTTATGGACTGACCAAATGTTGTTACAACAAGTAAAAGGAAGAACAACAGGGTTTGTAAGAAAACCATGTTGTATTATTGGTCGTAAACACTTgctagtaataataatataacactTTTTGTATCAGATGATTCTTCCCCCCCCAGTGTGTTACTGCCACCCATTTGGGGCGTTGAGAATGAGAATACTACAACTCAGCCTCGGTTATTTTTGACATCACGCAGTGTGGTGAGTCAAGGTGGGAAATGCTTGCTTGTATCATGGAAAACTTTGAGTAGATGTGATGATGATTtggggaagaaaataaattaattaggtGATGAGTAGATTCTCAACTCAATTGGTGCCGGCTGGGTATCGGTACTAATTAATGGATGAACAAGGACATGACATTTTGCGCATGACATATCCAACGCAGCTAGCAATCTTTGCTGATGCTTTCAACAGAGGCGCACTCACATACATACATAGTCCCAGTGGACATTTTAAATTGCAAGAATGGCTGCGCAgcacccaaaaaaataaataaaagaaataacacaTTTTTGTGCAAGGCAATGTGGTTGTCATAAACGTCACTTAGGCACATATATAGCAATGTATGCAAACCAAAACCAAGCTGACAATTTTATGACGTCAACTATTGTTTGGTTTCACTGTTTGAGCATGGATGGGTAGAAGTGGGACttgtaatttgtaaaagaaCATCATGCCCGAGTAGTGTGGTGGATGGATACTGCCGTAACACACGTGCCATCCGGTCTCtaactatattattttagttaattcaCAGTTTTGTATCTGAAAATGACACATTGTTTATTTGATCGACTTGAGTTACTTATATTTTGATAAGTAATGATACTTAAATATTCTTGTATGAGTTGTTTAGGTAATTTTATCTTAgatcacaaatatttttattggaaaCAATCATCTTTGGACTCATAGgatcatattatatatagacAACACTTTTacatgttttttaagaaaataaattcggCCAAAGGTTATCAAATAGATTTTTGACAGAAATTACACtcttatatatactaataaaaatgtgaacttcatctttttatttaatgagtctatttatatatttgtatgtaaaTTTCACTCGatcatataacaaaaatatatattatacattCTTTATATGAGAAATGTTATCACATTAAAAATATTGGATAAAGTCTATTgaagtttataataaaattattttaatgtttattttttataaaagtattgATTTTTCTACAAACACTCTGTAagaattgttaaaaatattgaCTCTGTACGAGTTAACATTCTTTCCCCTCGATAACACATTAATTAGAACCAAAAAATAGTGTTGATctcattcataaaattaatgGAGTATTGACAATTGTTATGCATaggtatattttgtaattaaatcatataaaaattgttagatttttctttttttattgcttctttttatgtgaataattagaattttaacATCATTCAAAATTTTGTCCAATAGGTATTTAAACTGATGAATTTATAGTGTTTTGGTGTTATATTTGTTAAAGAAACATAGAGTAAGGCTTGAGAGAGAAGTTGAAGATCTGGAGATGCTCGTTCATCGTGCCATATGCACTCAGCAAGACGCAGTCATCCAGTGGAcagaactcgcttagcgcaaagAAATCGCATGGAGAAGTCTAATACATGAAGGAGTGCTTAGCACGAGTCGAGTGCTAAGCGTGTGATCACCGACTCACTCGCTCAGTGTGGTGGTCGTGCTTAACACGAGATTGCGTAAAATTTAAGCTAATTACGCCTATAAAAAGAAGAGGAAGCAAAGGAAAAAGACACATTGAATATCCATGGAATTAGAGTTACCCAGAGAGAGCAAAAGATAGGATTCGTGCAGGGATAGGGGAAACCAACCTTTAGAAGCTATTCCTTCCCTCCATCTTCATCCTTCTCTACCCTCTTCACTTCCCATTACCCTAAATCTCACAATTGTTGGAAGCCTAACATCCAAACGCTTgtgatgtaatttttttcctactatctatttaatatcaTTTCTATTTCATTGTCTCTTTTGTGTGCTTAATTTCATTGATTGTGGCTTAATCACTCATATTCATGTATGTGTTTTAGGATTTAggcattgaaaaatatttatttcctaAGAACCGGAAAAGAGCATATAAATGATTCATATTTAGGGATAGAATGACATTGTTTAGCTTGTTTTATGCATATATGTTTATAATGCAATTTAACTTGTTTATTCtcttaagggattaagagagAGAGATTAAGTAAATTAGGTTCTTTCACTTGAGAGTCATGGTTAGAGTACATGAGTAGATGTAGGTGATAATtggaataatattaaatagagaaaaatcattatcaTTACATTGAGAGTAGTTTTGGTATGTTATGTTGCAACGGTTTTTCTTCTCTTGCTtgttttagttaattaatttaattttatgttaatttaattttaattgttgtctctcaaatatttattttagttcattaattgatataaaatttggATAAACATAACtctaaatacaaacaaagtctATTTGAATTTCACCTTTAGACTTtcgttattttattatatattttggatAATTTGGTGCATTTGCAAATGAATTAACAAGTACTCATACCCaaagatgaaaataacaaatgaaggaaaatttatttctaagaaactaaaattttaaaaggttATTTTcgaagaaatgaaaataagaaatactTTTGAAACCCAAACCCACCTTGGTTTTTCTTTTGACTTCAAAGTGATATCCAAATAGGACAGTAGCTTTTTGTGTTTCACACTTACTCTTCATTAGTGAGATCGGTTAGTCCAACAAACCATAAAAGAGTCATTTGTGGTTTGTACGAGAGAGTGATGTCCACCAAATATAGTTGCCCTtgctttaacattatttttcttacatGCCCAATTCATCATCGTTGTGCTTTTCTTCTTAACTCTGGCAAGTTTAACCATATTaatcaaagaaatttaaatattagttataaatgataaaatatataacttatCATACATTGTTGTTAATAATATGctctaaagaaataaaaaaatattatgatcaagcattaattaaaaaaagaagcaaagcaataaaaacacacacacacacacacacacacacacacatatatatatatatatatatatatatatatattatatcaaaaaaataaaataaataaagaatgaaaacaaCTTTGAGACCATGTTCAAGAAAGTACATaaaatcacatatataataataaattcttccaaaaaaattaaaaacaaaaaatatgtttatacaatatatatatatatatatatatatatatatatatgtgtgtgaatTAATTATGTGTTGTTTCAACTTAACTAGTGATATCAATTTCATGTTTaagtataagtttttttttaaaaaaaaactcagtaCAAACAATCTTTCAAAAGTTCttccaattattttttctaaattggcgggtttgatagattttttttttcacagcaACGGGTGGGTTTGATAGTTGATTGTAAGAAAGGAAGGGGGTGGAACCACGTTGGAGCTGGAGAACTTATTTAGGCATGTTCAAATGAGCTTATATATGTTTGAAGATCAGGATGTTGTTATCTGGGTGATTAATTACTCGgatatgtcattttttattattaggtgTAATGATGATCATTAGGATGTTAAAATGGATTGAACCCAACAAGTCAACTTATTTAACTTGTCTAAATGAGTTGAGtgggattttattatttaatccaTCAACCTGAAGTCAATTCAATACAACTCAACATTTATATGGATTGAGTTGAACTGATCGGTcaagtagatttttttttaattttaaaattaaaatatttagatgATTTATCATACcactattataatttatttgtgtttattttatggTTGATGTATATAATAGtgatatgtgtttttttttatatttttatttatttggtggattaacacaaaaattatctttcttttacttttttattcttaattttttttcaaggtttGGCCAGGCAACCCAACTCAACTTACAAATAATGAGAATTGGTCTACGACCCATTTTAACACATGTGAGGCCAATTAATCCCACAATgtgtcttttcttttgtttttatttgataatttttcttctcctccacattttctcaTTTGCAGAATTAGATATTGTTAGGATGCATGGCTTCTTGTGCCCCAGGTATCCTTTAAAGATTTATTCATAACATTATTTAACCTTCTtaatatttatgatattattgtgTTTAAATATTGAAAGAcatcaacatgttttaatttttttattatttataataatttaataaaataatcattttaatatctttggtgaaatttatttgatatattattttattataggtTATAGTagtcaatttaataaaatatatattgatgtaaataaaaatattcaacatcattattaatcaattatggatgatatatataatatcaaaacattatatctttttataaagCGGTACATATGGATATGAAATCTAGTTTTGTATAAACAGACACTTAAATAGTGTAAAGATTTTTATAGTGTTAATCATTTAGAAACTAATCAATGTAGAtctatttttaaagtaaatattatataaaaaaattaatgattttgtcatacacaataaattaataatttataataggagaataatatttaaaaaaatattataaataatagacttaaatatgtttttatcttttatatatattcgtTTTTATCATCTagttcctaataaatttttctttcaaataaaaaatttaatatttgaaaacttttatCTAAAGTCTCTTTTTGTTAGTTGAAGTACATTATTTGCTTAGGTGACTATTAACCAGCCACAACCTACATGTCACATGTAAATTTTTGGTTTGAATGGAATTATATGtaaatctttttcatttttttaaaaaataaaaaacgagGTTGTTTGATTCCTCCAAACCCTTTTCTTCCACcaccctcttcttcttcatcaccaCCCCTAAAACGACAACAACCCCAATCATAGGGTCCATTTGCGAGAGCAAGGTTGAGATGTCCAGCACTGAAATCATAGGCCGTGGAACCATTCATAGTGGCTTGATCAATCATCAAACAGTTCGTGTTGTAAAAAATCGGCGCGGTGGTCCAAACCAGAAGGCTCAATCGCACCAATCTGCACTGCCAGAATGTTGACCCTCGGCACCGGCACAAACCCatcttccttctcctcctccaaccccttttcttccaccaccccttttcttcttcaccatCACTAACAAAGTCATCACCACCACCCCAAAAACCATAACAACCCCAATCACAACCCCACTCAAAACCTTCCTATCAAACCCCTTCTTCCTCCCACCGGATTCCCCCTTTGTAACCCTAACATAAAAACCCCTACTTTAACCACCACCAGTCAAATTCTGAAAATCTGAAAGCAATATATAAGAATGATATTATCCGTTTTAATTAGCCGCTGTATTTGTAATCTTAAGTACaccaaaaatatctttaatcttaatatttaatttattctgtAGTAGAATCCGGTATATCCTGACATCTTGGATGCTTGTCGTCTAATATATATCTAGATGAACAAAGCACATAATTTCGTGAATGCTGATTAAGGTATACACAAAATGAGATGAATTGTAGTCGATGGAGGAGACATTATGTATATACACGaaggaaagagaaaatatatgagaaaaaatgataaatgtgataaatgatgttttttatagaatatatgataaatgatgtgataaaaaaaaatagagagattttaaaaatcaaaatgaagatgaaatgaaaaaaaagtgagcaaagtttataatctttttttttttatgtattttcgtATAGTACGTTCTAACCTATATCATATCTAATGCAGAAAATAGTTAGATTTTTGAAATGATTAGCAAATTTGGTTGAAAGTTTTGTCTGATGCAAAAAGAAGCAGCAGCAAATGGGAGTGCATCATTTTGCTCATATGTGATTTGGACCCATCAACTACATGTGCTTGTGTATACATATAAGGTACGTCGTCAGAGGAATGTGATGCATGAATAGTCTATTAATAGAGTATTGAGTGAGGACAAGCTAGATCGACGAAGACTCTCCACGTCCTCCTAGTTTCTCTCTTTGCTTTCCAGGCGTTGCTGCTTGCTTC
The nucleotide sequence above comes from Glycine soja cultivar W05 chromosome 11, ASM419377v2, whole genome shotgun sequence. Encoded proteins:
- the LOC114374720 gene encoding putative leucine-rich repeat receptor-like serine/threonine-protein kinase At2g24130 isoform X2; the protein is MVFLQTLLFFLLLVVTTFGQSITPRRHHPHPSHSLLTDKAALLEFRKTIISDPHSSLANWDEAVHVCNFTGVVCDKFHNRVTRLILYDKGLVGLLSPVLSNLTGLHYLEIVRSHLFGIIPPEFSNLRRLHSITLEGNNLHGSIPESFSMLSKLYFFIIKENNISGSLPPSLFSNCTLLDVVDFSSNSLTGQIPEEIGNCKSLWSISLYDNQFTGQLPLSLTNLTLQNLDVEYNYLFGELPTKFVSSWPNLLYLHLSYNNMISHDNNTNLDPFFTALRNNSNLEELELAGMGLGGRFTYTVAGQLTSLRTLLLQENQIFGSIPRSLANLSRLFILNLTSNLLNGTISSDIFFSLPKLEQLSLSHNLFKTPIPEAIGKCLDLGLLDLSYNQFSGRIPDSLGNLVGLNSLFLNNNLLSGTIPPTLGRCTNLYRLDLSHNRLTGSIPLELAGLHEIRIFINVSHNHLEGPLPIELSKLAKVQEIDLSSNYLTGSIFPQMAGCIAVSMINFSNNFLQGELPQSLGDLKNLESFDVSRNQLSGLIPATLGNPQLCGTIAGISLCSQRRKWFHTRSLLIIFILVIFISTLLSIICCVIGCKRLKVIISSQRTEASKNATRPELISNFPRITYKELSDATGGFDNQRLVGSGSYGHVYRGVLTDGTPIAVKVLHLQSGNSTKSFNRECQVLKRIRHRNLIRIITACSLPDFKALVLPYMANGSLESRLYPSCGSSDLSIVQRVNICSDVAEGMAYLHHHSPVRVIHCDLKPSNILLNDDMTALVSDFGVARLIMSVGGGAIDNMGNSSANLFCGSIGYIAPEYGFGSNTSTKGDVYSFGILVLEMVTRRRPTDDMFVGGLSLHQWVKIHFHGRVEKVIDSALVTASIDQSREVRKMWEAAIVELIELGLLCTQESPSTRPTMLDAADDLNRLKRYLNGDTTGTFASSLGISSSTVGGDW
- the LOC114374720 gene encoding putative leucine-rich repeat receptor-like serine/threonine-protein kinase At2g24130 isoform X1, with product MVFLQTLLFFLLLVVTTFGQSITPRRHHPHPSHSLLTDKAALLEFRKTIISDPHSSLANWDEAVHVCNFTGVVCDKFHNRVTRLILYDKGLVGLLSPVLSNLTGLHYLEIVRSHLFGIIPPEFSNLRRLHSITLEGNNLHGSIPESFSMLSKLYFFIIKENNISGSLPPSLFSNCTLLDVVDFSSNSLTGQIPEEIGNCKSLWSISLYDNQFTGQLPLSLTNLTLQNLDVEYNYLFGELPTKFVSSWPNLLYLHLSYNNMISHDNNTNLDPFFTALRNNSNLEELELAGMGLGGRFTYTVAGQLTSLRTLLLQENQIFGSIPRSLANLSRLFILNLTSNLLNGTISSDIFFSLPKLEQLSLSHNLFKTPIPEAIGKCLDLGLLDLSYNQFSGRIPDSLGNLVGLNSLFLNNNLLSGTIPPTLGRCTNLYRLDLSHNRLTGSIPLELAGLHEIRIFINVSHNHLEGPLPIELSKLAKVQEIDLSSNYLTGSIFPQMAGCIAVSMINFSNNFLQGELPQSLGDLKNLESFDVSRNQLSGLIPATLGKIDTLTFLNLSFNNLEGKIPSGGIFNSVSTLSFLGNPQLCGTIAGISLCSQRRKWFHTRSLLIIFILVIFISTLLSIICCVIGCKRLKVIISSQRTEASKNATRPELISNFPRITYKELSDATGGFDNQRLVGSGSYGHVYRGVLTDGTPIAVKVLHLQSGNSTKSFNRECQVLKRIRHRNLIRIITACSLPDFKALVLPYMANGSLESRLYPSCGSSDLSIVQRVNICSDVAEGMAYLHHHSPVRVIHCDLKPSNILLNDDMTALVSDFGVARLIMSVGGGAIDNMGNSSANLFCGSIGYIAPEYGFGSNTSTKGDVYSFGILVLEMVTRRRPTDDMFVGGLSLHQWVKIHFHGRVEKVIDSALVTASIDQSREVRKMWEAAIVELIELGLLCTQESPSTRPTMLDAADDLNRLKRYLNGDTTGTFASSLGISSSTVGGDW